One window of the Capnocytophaga haemolytica genome contains the following:
- the mobA gene encoding molybdenum cofactor guanylyltransferase, whose amino-acid sequence MKAVILAGGKSSRMGHNKALIPLNGKPIAQYITDTLQQIFPQVYISGEAFTAPAIVRNIPDSDPDKGPMGGICASLTYLKEDSFFAPCDMPFLSKGIVKEVLAKSVKGTLSVVRCAGKVYPTVGVYPYVVLPALQQALAANKLKMVAFLSENQVHYINLSEHYAPFLQNINTPEALTQAQQFIEKELNH is encoded by the coding sequence GTGAAGGCAGTAATCTTAGCAGGCGGAAAGAGTAGCCGAATGGGGCACAATAAAGCCCTCATCCCCCTCAATGGCAAACCAATAGCTCAGTATATCACCGATACCTTGCAACAAATCTTCCCTCAGGTATACATCTCAGGCGAGGCCTTTACGGCTCCCGCTATAGTGCGCAATATTCCCGATAGCGACCCCGATAAGGGACCAATGGGCGGTATCTGTGCTTCACTAACCTACCTGAAAGAGGACTCTTTTTTTGCGCCCTGCGATATGCCTTTTTTGTCCAAAGGAATTGTAAAGGAGGTACTTGCTAAAAGCGTTAAAGGAACTCTCAGCGTAGTGCGATGCGCTGGTAAAGTCTATCCTACGGTAGGCGTTTACCCTTATGTTGTGCTACCTGCCCTGCAGCAAGCCTTAGCCGCTAATAAACTCAAAATGGTAGCCTTCCTCAGCGAAAACCAAGTGCATTACATCAATTTGTCTGAGCACTACGCCCCCTTCTTGCAAAACATCAACACCCCTGAGGCTCTGACCCAAGCCCAGCAATTCATAGAAAAAGAACTAAACCATTAA
- a CDS encoding winged helix-turn-helix domain-containing protein → MKIKGHIWFETETGLQIGYGRVKLLECIDDLGSISEAAKKLEIPYRIAWGMIRSINENAPEPAVIKEVGGKAGGRSSLTDYGRKLVADYNQLDKKFKEFAEREGSNLSRRKE, encoded by the coding sequence GAAAATCAAAGGACATATATGGTTTGAAACCGAGACAGGCTTACAGATAGGCTATGGGCGTGTAAAACTCTTAGAGTGCATCGACGACTTAGGCTCCATCTCCGAAGCTGCTAAAAAGCTCGAAATCCCCTACCGCATCGCTTGGGGAATGATACGCAGCATCAATGAAAATGCCCCCGAACCCGCCGTTATTAAAGAAGTAGGCGGAAAAGCAGGAGGGCGTAGCTCCCTTACCGATTATGGGCGCAAACTCGTAGCTGATTACAACCAGTTAGACAAAAAGTTTAAAGAATTTGCAGAACGTGAAGGCAGTAATCTTAGCAGGCGGAAAGAGTAG